One Sylvia atricapilla isolate bSylAtr1 chromosome 24, bSylAtr1.pri, whole genome shotgun sequence genomic window carries:
- the ZC3H12A gene encoding endoribonuclease ZC3H12A isoform X2: protein MSAGSSVAPGWPEALPAAARPAAGMSGSESPEGPGDGPELQLKVDFFRKLGYSSEEIRVVLQKLGLGADTNTVLGELVKHGPAERDDPEGPAGPGEAPLVPRGGAGNKSPAPGPEETESDNLKPIVIDGSNVAMSHGNKEVFSCRGILLAVQWFWDRGHKDITVFVPSWRKEQPRPDVLITDQHILRDLEKKKILVFTPSRRVGGKRVVCYDDRFIVKLAHESDGVVVSNDTYRDLQNERPEWKKFIEERLLMYSFVNDKFMPPDDPLGRHGPSLDNFLRKKPIVPEHKKQQCPYGKKCTYGIKCKFYHPERINQPQRSLADELRANARLSPTRSTSAKEEKKGKRGSQAELLCSVPTESDKSSLQKVSAERKSLAHKGKPSDVVLQAKGCVPGSVSPDRYQQPPMDSLSYISQDHLDSGIGSLENQLSDMWPHRCSSHCDHSHAEQVAVCTCGRQRPVYPHSPSLEQNGLVSYKHSCHKSSSSGAGFLQYSPELSHSGAAHSFSGYGVPVHTGAAGQYSLPGEFGAALPRSREFWSEPFPLPQVRSPGVPDPRAVQRAPGPPYGDSGPWAGSEQFAEERASVHVKLCGIFHPHLVDAVMSRFPRLLDPQRLAAEILTYKAQNPGM, encoded by the exons ATGAGCGCGGGCAGCAGCGTCGCCCCGGGCTGGCCTGAGGCGCTGCcggccgcggcccggcccgcagCGGGGATGAGCGGCAGCGAGAGCCCCGAGGGGCCCGGGGACGGCCCCgagctgcagctgaaggtgGATTTTTTCCGCAAGCTCGGCTACTCCTCGGAGGAGATCCGCGTGGTGCTGCAGAAGCTGGGCCTGGGCGCCGACACCAACACggtgctgggggagctggtGAAGCACGGCCCGGCCGAGCGGGACGACCCCGAAggcccggccgggcccggcgaGGCCCCGCTGGTCCCTCGGGGAGGCGCCGGCAACAAATcccccgcgcccggccccgaGGAAACGGAGAGCGACAACCTGAAGCCCATCGTCATCGATGGCAGCAACGTGGCCATGAG cCATGGGAATAAAGAAGTGTTCTCCTGCCGAGGTATCCTGCTGGCTGTCCAGTGGTtctgggacaggggacacaagGATATTACAGTCTTTGTGCCATCgtggaggaaggagcagccccGACCAGATGTACTCATAACAG ACCAGCACATCCTGAGGGACCTGGAGAAGAAGAAGATCCTGGTGTTCACGCCGTCGCGGCGGGTGGGCGGCAAGCGCGTGGTGTGTTACGACGACCGCTTCATCGTGAAGCTGGCGCACGAGTCCGACGGCGTCGTGGTGTCCAACGACACCTACAGGGACCTGCAGAACGAGAGGCCCGAGTGGAAGAAGTTCATCGAGGAGCGCCTGCTGATGTATTCCTTTGTCAACGACAA gtTTATGCCTCCAGATGATCCTTTAGGGCGTCATGGCCCCAGCCTGGATAACTTTCTCAGGAAGAAACCTATAGTTCCAGAACACAAGAAACAGCAGTGCCCTTATG ggaaaaaatgcacTTATGGAATTAAGTGTAAGTTCTACCATCCTGAAAGGATCAACCAGCCCCAGCGCTCGTTAGCTGATGAGCTCCGTGCCAACGCAAGGCTGTCTCCAACCAGAAGTACCAGTGccaaggaggagaagaaggggaAACGGGGTTCCCAGGCAGAGCtcttgtgctctgtgcccacagAGAGTGACAAGAGCTCTTTACAGAAGGTctctgcagagaggaagagCTTGGCCCACAAAGGCAAGCCCAGTGACGTTGTGCTTCAGGCCAAAGGCTGTGTGCCGGGCAGTGTCTCCCCTGACAGGTACCAGCAGCCTCCCATGGACTCTCTGTCTTACATCTCTCAGGACCATCTCGACTCAGGCATTGGGTCTCTGGAGAACCAGCTGTCTGACATGTGGCCCCACAGATGTTCCAGCCACTGTGACCATTCCCATGCTGAGCAGGTGGCTGTGTGCACCTGTGGGAGGCAGAGACCCGTCTACCCACATTCCCCCAGCTTAGAGCAGAACGGTCTGGTCTCTTACAAGCACAGCTGCCATAAATCATCTTCCTCTGGTGCTGGCTTCTTGCAGTACAGCCCTGAGCTGTCTCACTCAGGAGCAGCCCACTCTTTCTCAGGCTATGGGGTACCTGTACACacaggtgctgcagggcagtACAGCCTGCCCGGGGAGTTCGGGGCCGCCCTGCCGCGCTCGCGGGAGTTCTGGTCCGAGCCGTTCCCGCTGCCCCAGGTGAGATCCCCCGGTGTGCCCGACCCCCGTGCGGTGCAGagggccccggggccgccctATGGGGACTCGGGGCCCTGGGCTGGCTCGGAGCAGTTTGCAGAGGAGAGGGCCAGCGTGCACGTCAAGCTGTGCGGCATCTTCCACCCGCACCTGGTTGATGCCGTGATGAGCCGCTTCCCCCGGCTGCTGGACCCCCagaggctggcagcagagatCCTCACCTACAAGGCCCAGAACCCAGGTATGTGA
- the ZC3H12A gene encoding endoribonuclease ZC3H12A isoform X1, with protein MSAGSSVAPGWPEALPAAARPAAGMSGSESPEGPGDGPELQLKVDFFRKLGYSSEEIRVVLQKLGLGADTNTVLGELVKHGPAERDDPEGPAGPGEAPLVPRGGAGNKSPAPGPEETESDNLKPIVIDGSNVAMSHGNKEVFSCRGILLAVQWFWDRGHKDITVFVPSWRKEQPRPDVLITGVVLTAVFSPDQHILRDLEKKKILVFTPSRRVGGKRVVCYDDRFIVKLAHESDGVVVSNDTYRDLQNERPEWKKFIEERLLMYSFVNDKFMPPDDPLGRHGPSLDNFLRKKPIVPEHKKQQCPYGKKCTYGIKCKFYHPERINQPQRSLADELRANARLSPTRSTSAKEEKKGKRGSQAELLCSVPTESDKSSLQKVSAERKSLAHKGKPSDVVLQAKGCVPGSVSPDRYQQPPMDSLSYISQDHLDSGIGSLENQLSDMWPHRCSSHCDHSHAEQVAVCTCGRQRPVYPHSPSLEQNGLVSYKHSCHKSSSSGAGFLQYSPELSHSGAAHSFSGYGVPVHTGAAGQYSLPGEFGAALPRSREFWSEPFPLPQVRSPGVPDPRAVQRAPGPPYGDSGPWAGSEQFAEERASVHVKLCGIFHPHLVDAVMSRFPRLLDPQRLAAEILTYKAQNPGM; from the exons ATGAGCGCGGGCAGCAGCGTCGCCCCGGGCTGGCCTGAGGCGCTGCcggccgcggcccggcccgcagCGGGGATGAGCGGCAGCGAGAGCCCCGAGGGGCCCGGGGACGGCCCCgagctgcagctgaaggtgGATTTTTTCCGCAAGCTCGGCTACTCCTCGGAGGAGATCCGCGTGGTGCTGCAGAAGCTGGGCCTGGGCGCCGACACCAACACggtgctgggggagctggtGAAGCACGGCCCGGCCGAGCGGGACGACCCCGAAggcccggccgggcccggcgaGGCCCCGCTGGTCCCTCGGGGAGGCGCCGGCAACAAATcccccgcgcccggccccgaGGAAACGGAGAGCGACAACCTGAAGCCCATCGTCATCGATGGCAGCAACGTGGCCATGAG cCATGGGAATAAAGAAGTGTTCTCCTGCCGAGGTATCCTGCTGGCTGTCCAGTGGTtctgggacaggggacacaagGATATTACAGTCTTTGTGCCATCgtggaggaaggagcagccccGACCAGATGTACTCATAACAG GTGTTGTGCtcacagctgtgttttctccagACCAGCACATCCTGAGGGACCTGGAGAAGAAGAAGATCCTGGTGTTCACGCCGTCGCGGCGGGTGGGCGGCAAGCGCGTGGTGTGTTACGACGACCGCTTCATCGTGAAGCTGGCGCACGAGTCCGACGGCGTCGTGGTGTCCAACGACACCTACAGGGACCTGCAGAACGAGAGGCCCGAGTGGAAGAAGTTCATCGAGGAGCGCCTGCTGATGTATTCCTTTGTCAACGACAA gtTTATGCCTCCAGATGATCCTTTAGGGCGTCATGGCCCCAGCCTGGATAACTTTCTCAGGAAGAAACCTATAGTTCCAGAACACAAGAAACAGCAGTGCCCTTATG ggaaaaaatgcacTTATGGAATTAAGTGTAAGTTCTACCATCCTGAAAGGATCAACCAGCCCCAGCGCTCGTTAGCTGATGAGCTCCGTGCCAACGCAAGGCTGTCTCCAACCAGAAGTACCAGTGccaaggaggagaagaaggggaAACGGGGTTCCCAGGCAGAGCtcttgtgctctgtgcccacagAGAGTGACAAGAGCTCTTTACAGAAGGTctctgcagagaggaagagCTTGGCCCACAAAGGCAAGCCCAGTGACGTTGTGCTTCAGGCCAAAGGCTGTGTGCCGGGCAGTGTCTCCCCTGACAGGTACCAGCAGCCTCCCATGGACTCTCTGTCTTACATCTCTCAGGACCATCTCGACTCAGGCATTGGGTCTCTGGAGAACCAGCTGTCTGACATGTGGCCCCACAGATGTTCCAGCCACTGTGACCATTCCCATGCTGAGCAGGTGGCTGTGTGCACCTGTGGGAGGCAGAGACCCGTCTACCCACATTCCCCCAGCTTAGAGCAGAACGGTCTGGTCTCTTACAAGCACAGCTGCCATAAATCATCTTCCTCTGGTGCTGGCTTCTTGCAGTACAGCCCTGAGCTGTCTCACTCAGGAGCAGCCCACTCTTTCTCAGGCTATGGGGTACCTGTACACacaggtgctgcagggcagtACAGCCTGCCCGGGGAGTTCGGGGCCGCCCTGCCGCGCTCGCGGGAGTTCTGGTCCGAGCCGTTCCCGCTGCCCCAGGTGAGATCCCCCGGTGTGCCCGACCCCCGTGCGGTGCAGagggccccggggccgccctATGGGGACTCGGGGCCCTGGGCTGGCTCGGAGCAGTTTGCAGAGGAGAGGGCCAGCGTGCACGTCAAGCTGTGCGGCATCTTCCACCCGCACCTGGTTGATGCCGTGATGAGCCGCTTCCCCCGGCTGCTGGACCCCCagaggctggcagcagagatCCTCACCTACAAGGCCCAGAACCCAGGTATGTGA
- the ZC3H12A gene encoding endoribonuclease ZC3H12A isoform X3: MLPFCARSAIVDEVLSHHGMNHLSLSHGNKEVFSCRGILLAVQWFWDRGHKDITVFVPSWRKEQPRPDVLITGVVLTAVFSPDQHILRDLEKKKILVFTPSRRVGGKRVVCYDDRFIVKLAHESDGVVVSNDTYRDLQNERPEWKKFIEERLLMYSFVNDKFMPPDDPLGRHGPSLDNFLRKKPIVPEHKKQQCPYGKKCTYGIKCKFYHPERINQPQRSLADELRANARLSPTRSTSAKEEKKGKRGSQAELLCSVPTESDKSSLQKVSAERKSLAHKGKPSDVVLQAKGCVPGSVSPDRYQQPPMDSLSYISQDHLDSGIGSLENQLSDMWPHRCSSHCDHSHAEQVAVCTCGRQRPVYPHSPSLEQNGLVSYKHSCHKSSSSGAGFLQYSPELSHSGAAHSFSGYGVPVHTGAAGQYSLPGEFGAALPRSREFWSEPFPLPQVRSPGVPDPRAVQRAPGPPYGDSGPWAGSEQFAEERASVHVKLCGIFHPHLVDAVMSRFPRLLDPQRLAAEILTYKAQNPGM; this comes from the exons ATGTTGCCATTTTGTGCAAGGAGTGCAATTGTAGATGAGGTTTTGAGCCATCATGGAATGAATCATCTTTCCTTGAG cCATGGGAATAAAGAAGTGTTCTCCTGCCGAGGTATCCTGCTGGCTGTCCAGTGGTtctgggacaggggacacaagGATATTACAGTCTTTGTGCCATCgtggaggaaggagcagccccGACCAGATGTACTCATAACAG GTGTTGTGCtcacagctgtgttttctccagACCAGCACATCCTGAGGGACCTGGAGAAGAAGAAGATCCTGGTGTTCACGCCGTCGCGGCGGGTGGGCGGCAAGCGCGTGGTGTGTTACGACGACCGCTTCATCGTGAAGCTGGCGCACGAGTCCGACGGCGTCGTGGTGTCCAACGACACCTACAGGGACCTGCAGAACGAGAGGCCCGAGTGGAAGAAGTTCATCGAGGAGCGCCTGCTGATGTATTCCTTTGTCAACGACAA gtTTATGCCTCCAGATGATCCTTTAGGGCGTCATGGCCCCAGCCTGGATAACTTTCTCAGGAAGAAACCTATAGTTCCAGAACACAAGAAACAGCAGTGCCCTTATG ggaaaaaatgcacTTATGGAATTAAGTGTAAGTTCTACCATCCTGAAAGGATCAACCAGCCCCAGCGCTCGTTAGCTGATGAGCTCCGTGCCAACGCAAGGCTGTCTCCAACCAGAAGTACCAGTGccaaggaggagaagaaggggaAACGGGGTTCCCAGGCAGAGCtcttgtgctctgtgcccacagAGAGTGACAAGAGCTCTTTACAGAAGGTctctgcagagaggaagagCTTGGCCCACAAAGGCAAGCCCAGTGACGTTGTGCTTCAGGCCAAAGGCTGTGTGCCGGGCAGTGTCTCCCCTGACAGGTACCAGCAGCCTCCCATGGACTCTCTGTCTTACATCTCTCAGGACCATCTCGACTCAGGCATTGGGTCTCTGGAGAACCAGCTGTCTGACATGTGGCCCCACAGATGTTCCAGCCACTGTGACCATTCCCATGCTGAGCAGGTGGCTGTGTGCACCTGTGGGAGGCAGAGACCCGTCTACCCACATTCCCCCAGCTTAGAGCAGAACGGTCTGGTCTCTTACAAGCACAGCTGCCATAAATCATCTTCCTCTGGTGCTGGCTTCTTGCAGTACAGCCCTGAGCTGTCTCACTCAGGAGCAGCCCACTCTTTCTCAGGCTATGGGGTACCTGTACACacaggtgctgcagggcagtACAGCCTGCCCGGGGAGTTCGGGGCCGCCCTGCCGCGCTCGCGGGAGTTCTGGTCCGAGCCGTTCCCGCTGCCCCAGGTGAGATCCCCCGGTGTGCCCGACCCCCGTGCGGTGCAGagggccccggggccgccctATGGGGACTCGGGGCCCTGGGCTGGCTCGGAGCAGTTTGCAGAGGAGAGGGCCAGCGTGCACGTCAAGCTGTGCGGCATCTTCCACCCGCACCTGGTTGATGCCGTGATGAGCCGCTTCCCCCGGCTGCTGGACCCCCagaggctggcagcagagatCCTCACCTACAAGGCCCAGAACCCAGGTATGTGA
- the LOC136371299 gene encoding uncharacterized protein, whose translation MGRRRAPPERCWRRVLRAGGCWLLSLCGTALRGLRGLWSLAWVGTAQPLPQGHPGSCAGSKRGVWPEPGQGRGAAGCNRCTAAGWGLLQPCRGAAGCIGCTTAAAGWGLLQLGCWRAGEPSPRHPAAGASARGLVWLKALCGCAQQEPWGRGDSAPGPAFGRAGVSRPVPQVLLMCYKSCWDGAFQVTEELGTALQLRLEGSEEDADSDSTWEPGHTGGSLSQGWPRGVPGAGRCRGGWQELSCGARAAVGQQRRGDGSEAVLGRLDALEADVRFLCTELGAEKLLWSSRFLELLREQQSLRQRLQELPWQWNSADSPELLGEAEDQSASGSEGESPAGKGWELWGAQGLSIWGGDAVLDLPPALGTMC comes from the exons ATGGGCCGGCGGCGCGCCCCGCCCGAGCGCTGCTGGCGGCGCGTCCTGCGCGCCgggggctgctggctgctgtcGCTCTGCGGGACGGCGctgcgggggctgcgggggctcTGGAGCCTGGCCTGGGTCGGTACcgcacagccccttccccagggacATCCAGGCTCCTGTGCCGGCTCCAAACGCGGCGTGTGGCcggagccagggcagggacggggtgctgctgggtgcaATCGCTGCACCGCAGCGGGCTGGGGGTTGTTGCAGCCGTGcaggggtgctgctgggtgcaTTGGCTGCACTACTGCTGCTGCGGGCTGGGGGTTGttgcagctgggctgctggaggGCGGGGGAGCCGTCACCACGGCACCCGGCTGCAGGAGCCTCGGCCCGGGGGCTGGTTTGGCTCAAGGCGCTgtgtggctgtgcccagcaagAGCCCTGGGGACGCGGGGACAGCGCTCCAGGCCCTGCGTtcggcagggcaggggtgagCCGTCCTGTCCCCCAGGTCCTGCTGATGTGCTAcaagagctgctgggatggCGCCTTCCAGGTCACCGAGGAG CtcggcacagccctgcagcttaGACTGGAGGGGAGCGAGGAGGATGCGGATTCAGATTCCACGTGGGAACCTGGACACACAGGTGGGTCCCTGTCCCAGGGGTGGCCCAGGGGTgtcccaggggctggcaggtgcCGTGGGGgttggcaggagctgagctgtggtgccagggcagCGGTGGGGCAGCAGCGGCGTGGCGATGGCAGCGAGGCCGTGCTGGGGAGGCTGGACGCTCTGGAGGCCGATGTCCGCTTCCTCTGCACCGAGCTGGGGGCTGAGAAGCTTCTGTGGAGCAGCCggttcctggagctgctgagggagcagcaAAGCCTGCGCCAAAGG ctgcaggagctgccgTGGCAGTGGAACAGTGCTGACAGCCCCGAGCTGCTGGGGGAAGCAGAGGACCAAAGTGCCAGTGGGAGTGAGGGAGAGAGTCCAGCAGGTAAGGGCTGGGAATTGTGGGGGGCACAGGGACTCAGTATCTGGGGAGGGGATGCTGTGCTGGACCTGCCACCAGCGCTGGGGACAATGTGCTGA